The following coding sequences are from one Brienomyrus brachyistius isolate T26 chromosome 15, BBRACH_0.4, whole genome shotgun sequence window:
- the mysm1 gene encoding histone H2A deubiquitinase MYSM1 translates to MADEVELVDIEGDVTDVNLGDAEGREIIQDPYLQSAWKNSNGLLPWTLDSSISAENREAIENMLLEEEYYLAGKELPKSMWAGEKQKVKRSPVKPSAQPVRWAEEEKELFEAGLSQFGRRWTKISKLIGSRTVLQVKSYARQYFKKQTKLENSPHKSPGAPCGSVGRPPPGAAGSVKDHSTMLSNAVRIERLSDDEDVDITDDLDDEPLLSSQGEPVEQGPSEDAAVQSVEPLPAPSPRPCCSVELTPEAASEVVGEGVAHAHCDPTSAEETDPQPAGPGSADGGSASEREDSSGAGPAEGSTSLDDEYEEEDEEEEELKAPEQEVQLDRRAVTEEEKQAVSEFFEGRPSKTPERYLKIRNYILEQWEKVKPKYLNKTSVRPGLRNCGDVNCIGRIHTYLELIGAINFGCEQAVYNRPRMVERSRAREGRDALEAYQLAQRLQSMRARKRRVRDMWGNWCDAKDLEGQTFEHLSAEDLAKRREDSCKRQLKASKASRQRSSFDPFQLIPCQEFGDEKQEPFRVAVCAEALIIMDMHSHVSMGEVIGLLGGEYNEAGKVLKICAAEPCTSLSTGMQCEMDPVSQTQASEQLAGRGYDVVGWYHSHPAFDPNPSLRDIDTQAKFQGYFSRGGAPFIGMIVSPYNPSNTSPHSQTTCLVVSEEQGPAGSHRIPFKFEIHELCEEPNWVQVMKRAEWIVKKYRASHSCVPMDRFFRRDSDLTCLDKMLASLRKFLEQLQDSTVEQFLSQVETLFLLEISANQKSDRGDSPTLKRQGQSDDSIAFSAAPSDGDGFYAPSPTLEGAGAEEPASEDGVSCDVAASVGGV, encoded by the exons ATGGCGGACGAAGTGGAGCTTGTAGATATTGAGGGAGATGTAACCGACGTGAATTTGGG GGACGCTGAAGGGAGAGAAATAATTCAAGATCCTTATCTACAGTCCGCATGGAAAAACAGCAACGGGCTCTTA CCCTGGACTCTAGACAGCTCTATCAGTGCGGAGAACAGGGAGGCCATAGAGAACATGCTACTGGAAGAGGA GTATTATCTGGCTGGGAAGGAGCTGCCAAAGAGTATGTGGGCGGGTGAGAAGCAGAAGGTGAAGAG GTCTCCTGTGAAACCCTCTGCGCAGCCTGTCCGCTGGgccgaggaggagaaggagctcTTTGAGGCCGGACTG TCTCAGTTCGGCCGGAGGTGGACAAAAATTTCCAAGCTCATTGGCAGCCGGACCGTCCTGCAGGTTAAAAGCTACGCCAGACAGTACTTTAAGaaacag ACTAAGCTGGAGAACTCACCGCATAAGAGCCCAGGGGCCCCTTGCGGATCAGTGGGCAGGCCACCGCCCGGTGCTGCTGGCTCTGTCAAGGATCACAGCACCATGTTGTCCAATGCGGTGCGGATCGAGAGGCTGTCAGACGACGAGGATGTGGACATCACGGATGACCTCGACGACGAACCGCTTCTGAGCAGTCAGGGGGAGCCGGTTGAACAAGGGCCTTCTGAAGATgctgcagtccaaagtgtggaGCCTCTGCCAGCCCCTTCTCCCCGGCCCTGTTGCTCTGTTGAGCTGACCCCAGAggctgcatctgaggtggtgggtgagggtgtcgCACATGCTCACTGCGACCCCACGTCTGCGGAGGAAACGGACCCCCAGCCAGCTGGGCCTGGCAGTGCAGATGGAGGATCTGCTTCCGAACGGGAGGACAGTAGTGGAGCAG gcccagcagagggcagcacgAGCCTGGATGATGAGTAcgaggaggaggacgaggaggaggaagagctgAAGGCCCCAGAACAAGAAGTTCAACTTGACCGAAGGGCCGTCACAGAGGAGGAGAAACAGGCCGTCTCTGAGTTCTTCGAGGGCCGTCCGTCCAAGACGCCCGAGAGATACCTTAAGATCCGGAATTACATCTTAGAGCAGTG GGAGAAGGTTAAACCCAAATACCTGAACAAGACGTCAGTGCGCCCAGGCCTGAGGAACTGCGGTGACGTCAACTGCATCGGGAGGATACACACCTACCTGGAGCTCATCGGCGCCATCAACTTCGGCTGTG AGCAGGCCGTGTACAACCGGCCCAGGATGGTGGAGCGCTCCCGGGCAAGGGAAGGCCGGGATGCCCTGGAGGCGTACCAGCTGGCTCAGAGGCTGCAGTCTATG cgtGCAAGGAAGCGGCGAGTGCGAGACATGTGGGGAAACTGGTGCGACGCCAAGGACCTGGAGGGGCAGACCTTTGAG CACCTCAGCGCAGAGGATCTAGCCAAAAGGAGGGAGGATTCCTGTAAGCGGCAGCTGAAAGCCAGCAAGGCATCCAGGCAGAGAAG CTCCTTTGACCCCTTCCAGCTGATACCCTGCCAGGAGTTTGGCGATGAAAAGCAG GAGCCGTTTCGGGTGGCTGTGTGTGCAGAGGCACTGATCATTATGGACATG CACTCGCACGTTTCCATGGGGGAGGTCATCGGTCTGCTGGGGGGCGAGTACAATGAGGCAGGCAAAGTGCTGAAG ATCTGTGCCGCAGAGCCGTGCACCAGCCTGAGCACGGGAATGCAGTGCGAGATGGATCCAGTGTCTCAGACCCAAGCGTCGGAGCAGCTGGCCGGCCGGGGCTACGACGTCGTCGGCTGGTATCACTCGCACCCTGCATTTGACCCCAACCCCTCCCTCCGTGACATTGACACGCAGGCCAAGTTCCAG GGCTATTTCTCCCGCGGCGGCGCCCCCTTCATCGGGATGATCGTAAGCCCCTACAACCCCAGCAACACCTCGCCGCACTCGCAGACCACCTGTCTGGTGGTGAGTGAGGAGCAGGGCCCCGCAGGCTCTCACA GGATCCCTTTTAAGTTTGAGATCCACGAATTGTGCGAGGAGCCGAATTGGGTCCAagtgatgaagagagcagagtgGATAGTGAAAAAATACAGAGCGTCTCACAG TTGCGTGCCGATGGACAGATTTTTCCGCAGAGATTCCGACCTTACATGCCTGGACAAA ATGTTGGCCTCCTTGAGGAAGTTCCTAGAGCAGCTGCAGGACAGCACCGTGGAGCAGTTCCTCAGTCAGGTGGAGACTCTGTTTCTCTTGGAAATCTCGGCAAATCAGAAGAGCGACCGGGGCGACTCGCCTACCTTAAAGCGTCAAGGACAGTCAGACGACAGCATCGCGTTTTCTGCCGCGCCATCTGACGGCGACGGCTTTTACGCACCCTCCCCGACTCTGGAAGGGGCGGGGGCTGAGGAACCAGCCAGTGAGGATGGAGTCTCCTGTGATGTGGCAGCCAGTGTGggtggggtgtga